The Antarcticibacterium sp. 1MA-6-2 genome has a window encoding:
- a CDS encoding IS3 family transposase, with product MDHFKEEHKETIVSSCDLLGVSRQVYYRSIRSTIEKQEVAQKVIALVRPVRILMPRLGSKKLYHILKEELVPLKVGRDKLFRILRANHMLIKSRRSYHITTDSHHRFRKHKNLLCATEINRPEQVLVSDITYVGNRRNPAYLALVTDAYSKVVMGHDVSNSLDVSGSIRAMEMAVKNRCYSDQPLIHHSDRGLQYCSNDYQKVLDKNNIKPSMTEKYDPYENAIAERINGILKQEFHIAKYDTDLTTRKKLIDEAIKIYNHLRPHLSNHMLTPHQMHQQLVLKRKQYKSKKLNNEIIVQL from the coding sequence ATCGACCACTTCAAAGAAGAACACAAAGAAACAATAGTTTCTTCCTGTGATTTACTCGGGGTAAGTAGACAGGTATATTACAGATCCATTAGATCTACCATTGAAAAACAGGAAGTGGCACAAAAGGTAATTGCCTTGGTGCGGCCCGTAAGAATACTGATGCCCAGGCTAGGTAGCAAGAAGCTGTACCATATCCTTAAAGAAGAACTTGTTCCTTTGAAAGTAGGACGTGACAAACTTTTTAGAATTCTTAGGGCAAACCATATGCTGATAAAATCCAGGAGAAGCTATCACATCACCACAGACTCGCACCATAGATTTAGAAAGCACAAAAACCTATTGTGTGCCACAGAAATAAATAGGCCAGAACAGGTTTTGGTAAGTGATATTACTTATGTGGGCAATAGGAGGAATCCTGCATACCTGGCACTGGTCACAGATGCTTACTCGAAAGTTGTAATGGGGCACGACGTATCGAATAGTTTGGATGTGTCAGGATCAATAAGAGCTATGGAGATGGCAGTCAAAAACAGATGCTATAGCGACCAACCTTTGATACACCACTCCGACAGGGGCCTCCAATACTGTTCCAACGACTATCAAAAGGTACTGGATAAAAACAATATTAAACCAAGTATGACTGAGAAGTATGATCCCTATGAAAATGCCATTGCCGAGCGGATAAATGGAATATTAAAGCAGGAATTCCATATTGCAAAATACGATACTGACCTCACAACAAGAAAAAAGCTAATAGATGAAGCAATAAAAATTTACAACCATTTAAGGCCACACCTGTCAAACCATATGCTAACTCCACATCAAATGCATCAACAATTAGTCCTAAAAAGAAAACAGTACAAATCAAAAAAGCTGAACAATGAGATCATCGTTCAGCTTTAA
- a CDS encoding phosphatase PAP2 family protein, whose translation MAALSGLLKRSLSCLAMGLLARAILFKKKNGRSNSYRDTLKKDFQNTFGAIKETYISPLQWKEKQFLTAGAVTSGIVILFLFDEEISRWFRTRGENVIPTFKDFGWYYGSPENHYAINGGFYLYGLIFKNEEVRNTGVLLISASSAAGLFQTIAKIVIGRARPLRNEGTASFSPFSKKNSYYSFPSGHSILAFTTSYA comes from the coding sequence ATGGCTGCACTTTCCGGTCTTTTAAAACGATCACTGTCTTGCCTTGCGATGGGTTTATTGGCAAGGGCTATTTTATTTAAAAAGAAAAATGGAAGAAGTAATTCTTACAGAGATACTTTAAAAAAAGATTTCCAAAATACATTTGGCGCCATTAAAGAAACCTATATATCTCCCCTACAGTGGAAAGAAAAGCAATTTCTCACCGCAGGAGCAGTAACATCTGGCATAGTTATTCTATTTTTATTTGATGAGGAAATAAGCAGGTGGTTTCGAACAAGGGGAGAAAATGTTATTCCAACTTTCAAAGATTTTGGCTGGTACTATGGGAGTCCTGAAAATCACTATGCAATAAATGGCGGTTTCTACCTCTATGGACTCATATTCAAAAACGAAGAAGTTAGAAATACCGGAGTGTTATTAATTTCGGCTTCCTCTGCAGCTGGTCTTTTTCAAACTATAGCTAAAATTGTTATAGGTCGGGCAAGGCCATTAAGAAACGAGGGAACAGCAAGCTTCTCCCCCTTCAGCAAAAAAAATTCATACTATTCTTTTCCTTCAGGACATTCCATCCTGGCTTTTACCACTTCTTATGCATAG
- a CDS encoding CYTH domain-containing protein: MVEIERKFLIRSEDYKQQAFKKEKISQGYLSSNPERTVRVRLRGDNAYLTVKGKSSKSGLSRFEWEKEISVEEAENLLLLCEPGKIEKTRYLIKAGEFTYEVDEFTGDNSGLTIAEIELGTEDSAFEKPAWLGEEVTGDIRYYNSQLCLDPYCNWKNL, translated from the coding sequence ATGGTAGAGATTGAGCGAAAATTTTTAATACGATCTGAAGATTACAAGCAACAGGCTTTTAAGAAGGAAAAGATTTCACAAGGCTATTTATCTTCAAATCCTGAAAGAACTGTGAGGGTGAGACTAAGAGGGGACAATGCATACTTAACAGTAAAGGGTAAATCTTCAAAAAGTGGTTTAAGTCGCTTTGAATGGGAAAAGGAAATTAGTGTGGAAGAGGCAGAAAATTTATTGTTGCTTTGTGAGCCGGGAAAAATAGAGAAGACCAGGTACTTAATAAAAGCTGGGGAGTTCACCTATGAAGTGGACGAATTTACAGGCGACAATTCCGGACTTACGATAGCTGAGATTGAACTTGGAACCGAAGATTCAGCTTTTGAAAAACCTGCCTGGTTGGGTGAGGAAGTAACAGGAGATATTCGATATTACAATTCTCAACTCTGTCTTGATCCTTATTGTAACTGGAAAAATTTATAA
- a CDS encoding efflux transporter outer membrane subunit translates to MKKIQIYKFLLVPGLLLSLQSCFVAKEYVRPEAVNEEFFMTDRLPQDSLNIAEVSWREMFKDPLLEKYIEQGLNNNLDIRKALQQITAAEAYVKQGKAGYLPTLNLNGGVNHQILSQNSQFGSFFSGNITQYEATANLSWEADIWGKIRSTSRAFQASYLQSVAAHQAVKTELIAAIASTYYQLVTLDEQVEITRVTIENRERSLETIKALKEAGNVTEVGVKQTEAQLYRAQAVLIDLETNVKLLENTFSILLGTAPQHIERTTLDQQRIETELRTGVAADLLRNRPDVIAAEYNLINVFELTNVARSSFYPSLRLTAGGGFQSLDLAELFNANSLFANLAGSIAQPVLNRRQIRTEFEVSQAQQEIALLDFQQSLLTASREVSDALYNFGAAEETIEVKILEFDAYELATSYSEELLNNGLINYLEVLTARENTLNAQLELANARFNRLNAIVELYQALGGGWQ, encoded by the coding sequence ATGAAGAAAATTCAGATATATAAATTTTTACTTGTGCCGGGGCTACTGCTGTCATTGCAATCCTGTTTTGTTGCCAAAGAATACGTAAGACCAGAAGCTGTTAACGAGGAATTTTTCATGACCGATCGCCTGCCACAGGACAGCCTGAATATAGCAGAAGTATCGTGGAGGGAAATGTTCAAGGATCCTTTACTTGAAAAGTATATTGAGCAGGGTTTAAACAACAACCTTGATATAAGAAAAGCTCTTCAGCAAATAACAGCAGCTGAAGCTTATGTGAAACAAGGCAAAGCAGGATATCTGCCTACGCTAAACCTCAATGGAGGTGTAAATCACCAGATACTTTCGCAGAATAGCCAATTTGGTTCTTTCTTCAGTGGAAATATCACTCAGTATGAAGCCACCGCAAATCTTTCCTGGGAGGCAGACATCTGGGGAAAAATACGCAGTACCAGTAGAGCATTCCAGGCTTCTTATTTACAATCTGTAGCCGCACATCAGGCAGTAAAAACTGAACTTATTGCTGCCATAGCTTCTACTTACTACCAGCTGGTCACTCTGGATGAGCAGGTAGAAATTACTCGTGTAACAATTGAGAACCGGGAACGCAGCCTTGAAACTATAAAAGCTCTAAAAGAAGCGGGTAATGTGACTGAAGTAGGAGTAAAACAAACTGAGGCACAATTATATCGGGCCCAGGCTGTCCTGATAGATCTGGAAACAAATGTGAAACTACTGGAAAACACTTTCTCTATCCTGCTGGGCACTGCTCCACAACATATTGAAAGGACCACTCTGGACCAACAACGAATTGAAACAGAATTGCGAACAGGAGTGGCCGCAGATCTTTTAAGGAACAGGCCAGATGTTATTGCGGCAGAATATAATCTTATTAACGTCTTTGAACTAACAAATGTGGCACGCAGTAGCTTTTATCCATCCCTGAGATTAACCGCCGGAGGAGGTTTTCAAAGTTTGGATCTTGCTGAGCTTTTTAATGCTAATTCCTTATTTGCTAACCTGGCAGGATCTATTGCCCAACCTGTTTTAAACAGAAGGCAAATTAGAACAGAATTTGAAGTTTCCCAGGCCCAACAGGAAATTGCGTTGCTGGATTTTCAGCAATCACTGTTAACCGCCTCGCGAGAAGTTTCAGACGCGTTATACAATTTTGGAGCTGCTGAAGAAACTATCGAGGTAAAAATTCTTGAATTTGACGCGTATGAACTGGCGACTTCTTATTCAGAAGAGTTACTTAACAATGGCCTCATTAATTACCTTGAAGTTCTTACTGCAAGAGAAAATACTTTAAACGCACAACTTGAGCTGGCAAACGCGCGATTCAACAGGTTGAATGCGATTGTTGAACTTTACCAGGCTTTAGGAGGCGGTTGGCAATAA
- the rnc gene encoding ribonuclease III, with product MSVIRNILNSRSSKDGNFFIAMQKILGFKPKDVAHYQKAFTHRSLNQKDKQGNAVNFERLEFLGDAMLSAVIAGYLFKTVPGGNEGYLTKMRSKIVSRKHLNELGKDLNLIDFVQTNIPKSQFGANIHGNLFEALIGAIYWDRGYKYCKRFIYERVINPYVDIEQLEGRVISYKSLLIEWCQKTKKNFNFEVYDDTGNDEIKHFAVKLRIDERVVAKARATSKKKAEEKASKRAFYALQNRIEGE from the coding sequence ATGAGTGTTATTCGTAACATATTAAATTCCCGTTCTTCTAAAGACGGGAATTTTTTTATTGCTATGCAAAAGATCCTTGGGTTTAAACCAAAGGATGTAGCTCATTATCAAAAGGCTTTTACACATAGATCGCTAAACCAGAAGGATAAACAAGGCAACGCAGTAAATTTTGAAAGACTTGAATTTTTAGGAGATGCCATGTTAAGTGCGGTTATTGCGGGATACTTATTTAAAACAGTACCCGGCGGAAATGAGGGTTATCTTACCAAAATGCGATCAAAGATAGTTAGCCGGAAACATTTAAATGAGCTGGGAAAAGACCTTAACTTAATAGACTTTGTGCAAACCAACATTCCAAAATCTCAATTTGGTGCTAATATTCATGGCAACCTGTTTGAAGCATTAATAGGAGCTATTTACTGGGATAGAGGTTATAAATACTGCAAAAGATTTATTTATGAAAGGGTGATCAATCCCTATGTGGATATTGAACAACTCGAGGGAAGAGTCATTAGTTACAAGAGTCTTCTTATAGAGTGGTGCCAAAAAACCAAAAAGAATTTCAATTTTGAGGTTTATGATGATACAGGGAATGACGAGATTAAGCATTTTGCAGTTAAACTGAGAATTGACGAGAGAGTAGTCGCAAAAGCCCGTGCCACCTCCAAAAAGAAAGCTGAAGAAAAGGCCTCAAAGAGAGCCTTCTATGCCCTCCAAAATAGAATAGAAGGAGAATAA
- a CDS encoding GNAT family N-acetyltransferase produces the protein MKIEHNNSDGRGIFKAKDGGKDAGEMTYSRTNDSKIIIEHTQVEPEFQGQGVGKKLVQEAVGYSRQNNLKIVPECSYAKKVLQRSPEYEDVLA, from the coding sequence ATGAAAATTGAACACAACAATAGTGACGGCAGAGGCATCTTTAAAGCTAAGGATGGTGGCAAAGATGCAGGGGAAATGACCTACTCCCGTACTAACGATAGTAAAATTATAATCGAGCACACCCAGGTAGAACCAGAATTTCAGGGCCAGGGAGTGGGCAAAAAATTGGTGCAGGAGGCAGTCGGGTATTCAAGACAAAATAATTTGAAGATAGTTCCCGAATGTTCCTATGCAAAAAAGGTTCTTCAAAGATCCCCCGAATATGAGGATGTTCTGGCTTAG
- a CDS encoding helix-turn-helix domain-containing protein, which translates to MKTSASKGYIKRTQKDYSVSFKLQVVQEIEFGQLGRTEACHKYGIQAKSTIREWLRKYGNFDWENQSGTIVAKTPEQRILELEAKVKLLEKQKARAEHLAERADKKVIIFDMLVDMAEKEYDIQIRKNYTPGLSTTSKKNTKKQ; encoded by the coding sequence ATGAAAACATCAGCGAGCAAAGGGTATATCAAGCGTACCCAAAAAGATTACTCTGTTTCTTTTAAGTTACAAGTTGTCCAGGAAATTGAATTTGGTCAACTAGGCAGGACAGAAGCTTGTCATAAATATGGGATTCAAGCTAAATCAACAATTAGGGAATGGCTCAGAAAATATGGTAACTTTGATTGGGAGAATCAATCTGGAACTATTGTGGCAAAAACACCTGAACAAAGAATCCTTGAGCTAGAGGCCAAAGTCAAACTGCTGGAGAAACAGAAGGCAAGGGCGGAGCATCTTGCCGAGCGAGCAGATAAGAAAGTCATTATCTTCGATATGCTGGTAGATATGGCCGAGAAAGAATATGACATCCAGATCAGAAAAAATTACACGCCCGGGTTATCGACCACTTCAAAGAAGAACACAAAGAAACAATAG
- the pyk gene encoding pyruvate kinase → MPVNKRTKIVATLGPATSTRSVLKDMMEEGVNVFRVNFSHANYDDVKERVQMIRDLNQEFGYSTAILADLQGPKLRVGVMKEEVVVNPGDEIVFATGEKFEGTASRVYMNYDKFPQDVEKGERILLDDGKLIFEIVSTNKKDEVVTKVIQGGPLKSKKGVNLPNTNISLPALTEKDVKDAIFACELKVDWIALSFVRHEQDLIGLQNIIKEHSDYKIPIISKIEKPEGVKNIDKIVAYCDGLMVARGDLGVEIPAQEVPLIQKQLVLTAKKARIPVIIATQMMETMITSLTPTRAEVNDVANSVMDGADAVMLSGETSVGNYPVQVIQKMTQIIKSVENSPLIKVPHDPPHIRTRRYITKAICYHAATMANEIKAKAICTLTNSGYTAFQISAWRPESNILVFTSNERILYQLSLLWGVRAFYYDKYASTDETIEDINRIACENGYVENGDFVINLAAMPITDRGMVNTLRVSEISS, encoded by the coding sequence ATGCCAGTAAATAAAAGAACCAAAATAGTAGCCACTTTAGGCCCAGCCACAAGCACAAGATCGGTATTGAAAGATATGATGGAAGAGGGTGTAAATGTGTTTAGGGTCAATTTCTCTCACGCAAATTATGATGATGTAAAGGAGAGGGTTCAAATGATACGAGATCTTAATCAGGAATTTGGCTACAGCACTGCTATTCTGGCCGATTTACAAGGTCCCAAGCTTAGGGTTGGGGTGATGAAAGAGGAGGTTGTAGTGAATCCTGGAGATGAAATAGTCTTTGCTACCGGGGAAAAATTTGAAGGAACTGCCTCCAGAGTTTATATGAATTATGATAAGTTTCCGCAGGACGTGGAAAAAGGTGAAAGAATTCTGTTAGACGATGGAAAATTGATCTTTGAAATAGTTAGTACTAACAAAAAAGATGAAGTTGTCACAAAAGTGATCCAGGGTGGGCCTTTAAAATCCAAGAAAGGTGTGAATCTTCCTAATACAAATATTTCTCTTCCAGCATTAACTGAGAAAGATGTAAAAGATGCAATTTTTGCGTGTGAGCTTAAGGTGGATTGGATAGCTCTTTCGTTTGTAAGACACGAGCAAGACCTTATAGGATTGCAGAATATTATTAAAGAGCACAGTGATTATAAAATTCCAATTATTTCTAAAATTGAAAAACCTGAAGGGGTTAAGAATATTGACAAAATTGTAGCCTACTGTGACGGATTAATGGTTGCACGTGGAGATCTTGGAGTTGAAATTCCTGCCCAGGAGGTACCACTTATTCAAAAGCAACTGGTACTCACAGCAAAAAAGGCCCGAATACCCGTAATTATTGCCACTCAAATGATGGAGACGATGATTACCAGTCTTACTCCTACAAGGGCAGAAGTTAATGACGTTGCCAATTCAGTTATGGATGGTGCAGATGCTGTAATGTTAAGTGGAGAAACATCTGTTGGAAATTATCCTGTACAGGTGATCCAAAAAATGACTCAAATTATTAAGAGTGTAGAGAATTCTCCTCTTATTAAAGTTCCTCACGATCCACCACACATTAGAACAAGAAGATATATTACAAAGGCTATTTGCTATCATGCTGCTACCATGGCAAATGAGATTAAAGCAAAAGCAATTTGTACTCTTACCAATAGTGGTTATACAGCATTCCAGATTTCTGCCTGGAGACCTGAATCCAATATACTGGTATTCACTTCAAACGAACGAATTTTGTATCAACTTAGTTTGCTTTGGGGAGTGAGAGCTTTCTATTACGATAAGTATGCAAGTACAGATGAAACCATAGAAGATATTAATCGTATTGCCTGTGAAAACGGATATGTTGAAAACGGGGATTTCGTGATTAATCTGGCCGCTATGCCTATTACAGATAGAGGTATGGTAAATACTTTAAGAGTTTCAGAAATTTCTTCATAA
- the fabF gene encoding beta-ketoacyl-ACP synthase II has product MELKRVVITGLGALTPIGNNVEEYWNALVAGKSGSAPITYFDADKFKTKFACELKNFNVLDFFDRKEARKLDRFAQYAIVASDEAIKDSDLDMDAIDKTRVGVIWGAGIGGLETFQDEVTNFATSDGTPRFNPFFIPKMIADIAPGNISIRHGLMGPNYTTVSACASAANAMIDALNYIRLGYSDIIISGGSEAAVTLAGMGGFNAMHALSTRNESPETASRPFDATRDGFVLGEGAGAIVLEEYEHAKARGAKIYAEFIGGGLSSDAYHMTAPHPEGTGVVAVMKNCLRNAGIKPEEVDAINTHGTSTPLGDVAELKAIKIVFGEHAKNISINSTKSMTGHLLGAAGAIEAISTILSMKYGIVPPTINHEHPDENIDPELNLTLNKAQKREVDVVMSNTFGFGGHNACVIFKKLNE; this is encoded by the coding sequence ATGGAGTTAAAGCGAGTTGTAATTACGGGCCTGGGAGCCTTGACACCTATTGGAAACAATGTTGAAGAATATTGGAATGCATTGGTGGCCGGAAAAAGCGGAAGTGCTCCTATTACCTATTTTGATGCCGATAAATTCAAAACTAAATTCGCTTGTGAACTCAAAAATTTTAATGTTCTCGATTTCTTTGATCGCAAAGAGGCAAGAAAGCTGGACAGGTTTGCACAGTATGCCATAGTTGCTTCAGACGAAGCAATTAAAGACTCCGATTTAGACATGGATGCTATAGATAAAACCCGTGTGGGAGTTATCTGGGGTGCAGGGATAGGAGGACTGGAGACTTTCCAGGATGAAGTTACTAATTTCGCTACTAGTGACGGTACCCCTCGATTTAATCCATTTTTTATTCCTAAGATGATAGCAGATATTGCTCCCGGTAATATCTCTATTCGCCATGGTCTTATGGGGCCTAATTATACTACGGTTTCTGCTTGTGCGTCTGCAGCGAATGCAATGATAGATGCTTTAAATTATATAAGACTGGGCTACAGTGATATTATAATTTCAGGAGGATCTGAGGCTGCGGTAACACTGGCGGGAATGGGAGGTTTTAATGCTATGCATGCACTGTCAACCAGAAATGAGAGTCCTGAAACAGCTTCAAGGCCTTTTGATGCAACCCGGGATGGATTTGTTCTGGGAGAGGGAGCAGGGGCAATTGTACTTGAGGAATATGAGCACGCAAAAGCACGTGGAGCAAAAATTTACGCTGAGTTTATTGGAGGAGGATTATCTTCTGATGCCTATCACATGACAGCTCCTCATCCAGAAGGAACAGGTGTGGTTGCGGTAATGAAGAATTGTTTACGCAATGCCGGAATAAAGCCTGAAGAGGTTGATGCGATTAATACTCATGGTACCTCTACTCCTTTGGGAGATGTGGCTGAACTAAAGGCGATAAAAATTGTTTTTGGAGAGCACGCAAAGAACATTAGTATTAATTCCACTAAATCCATGACCGGGCATTTATTAGGCGCTGCAGGGGCGATTGAAGCAATTTCAACAATTCTATCCATGAAATATGGGATTGTACCTCCTACAATTAACCATGAACATCCGGACGAAAATATCGATCCAGAGTTAAATCTTACTTTGAATAAAGCACAAAAGAGAGAGGTTGATGTAGTAATGAGTAACACCTTTGGATTTGGAGGTCATAATGCCTGTGTAATTTTTAAAAAATTAAATGAGTAA
- a CDS encoding IPExxxVDY family protein, which yields MLSHKLVIDDVEEDYHLLAIHSSLEEYKLAFYLNRQLQICLKRARIDVDFNHGNIQALYPLYTFKEPEKYRTYNLIKNKFKGPVKKVVSSGSLFVEEEVSPQVTYLIPEYKEVDYFLKIDDENGEDIQIMVAKLASIPNVQTTYEVDPNQLKSKSNLILE from the coding sequence ATGTTATCCCACAAATTGGTAATAGATGATGTGGAGGAAGATTATCATTTACTGGCCATTCACAGTTCTTTGGAAGAATATAAATTAGCTTTTTATCTAAACAGGCAATTACAAATTTGCCTTAAAAGAGCTCGCATTGATGTTGACTTTAACCACGGAAACATACAGGCGCTCTATCCATTATATACTTTTAAGGAACCGGAGAAATACCGCACATATAATCTAATCAAAAACAAATTTAAAGGTCCGGTAAAGAAAGTTGTGAGTTCAGGATCACTTTTTGTTGAGGAAGAAGTCTCTCCACAGGTTACCTATTTAATTCCTGAATATAAGGAGGTAGACTACTTTTTAAAGATAGATGATGAAAATGGAGAGGATATCCAAATAATGGTAGCTAAATTAGCCTCTATTCCTAACGTACAAACCACTTATGAAGTTGATCCAAATCAACTAAAATCAAAAAGTAATTTAATATTAGAATAA
- a CDS encoding acyl carrier protein, whose amino-acid sequence MSDIASRVKAIIVDKLGVDENEVVNEASFTNDLGADSLDTVELIMEFEKEFDIQIPDDQAENIATVGQAISYIENAK is encoded by the coding sequence ATGTCAGACATTGCATCAAGAGTAAAAGCGATTATCGTTGACAAGTTAGGAGTTGACGAGAATGAAGTTGTAAACGAAGCTAGCTTCACTAACGACTTGGGCGCTGATTCATTAGACACTGTGGAATTAATTATGGAATTCGAAAAGGAATTTGATATCCAAATTCCAGACGACCAGGCAGAAAACATTGCCACAGTTGGTCAGGCAATTTCTTATATTGAAAACGCAAAATAA
- a CDS encoding NAD(P)H-binding protein, translating into MKTAILLGATGLTGGILLQKLLNDARYEKIILFSRSSAAVKNRKVEEHLVDLFKLENQKDLFKADVVYCCIGTTKSKTPNEEVYKKIDYGIPVAAAKLARENGIEKFLVISALGADPKSKMFYNKTKGEMEQEVLAQRIPETYIFEPSLIAGDREETRTFENLAIYAMKVLNYALIGPLKKYRSIDPETIAEAMIKVANNGYVNKVIPSNEIQEIAAS; encoded by the coding sequence ATGAAAACAGCAATTCTCCTTGGAGCTACAGGATTAACCGGAGGAATCTTACTTCAGAAATTATTAAATGATGCGAGGTATGAGAAGATAATTTTATTCTCCCGAAGCAGTGCTGCCGTTAAGAACAGGAAAGTTGAAGAACATCTTGTTGATCTATTTAAGCTTGAGAATCAAAAAGATTTATTTAAAGCAGATGTGGTTTACTGCTGTATAGGTACTACGAAAAGTAAAACTCCTAATGAAGAAGTTTATAAAAAAATAGATTATGGGATTCCTGTAGCTGCTGCCAAACTGGCCAGGGAAAACGGCATTGAAAAGTTTTTGGTAATCTCCGCTCTTGGTGCCGATCCAAAAAGTAAAATGTTTTATAATAAAACTAAAGGTGAAATGGAGCAAGAGGTGCTGGCACAAAGAATCCCTGAAACTTATATTTTTGAACCTTCCCTGATCGCCGGGGACCGGGAGGAAACACGAACCTTTGAAAATTTGGCAATTTATGCGATGAAAGTATTAAACTACGCGCTCATAGGTCCCCTAAAAAAATACCGCTCAATTGATCCTGAAACTATTGCCGAAGCTATGATTAAAGTGGCTAACAATGGTTATGTGAATAAAGTTATTCCATCAAATGAGATCCAGGAAATTGCAGCTTCATAA
- a CDS encoding efflux RND transporter periplasmic adaptor subunit: protein MEGTVSSAVRAKTSGYITDVLVDEGEKVRKGQTLFKLETQSLSQEVGAARANVNAAQVEVDKLKPLVEKGIISSVQLQTAEARLAQAKAGLSGINANIGYATIKSPVDGYVGAINFREGALISPADPSPLTTVSDIDEVYAFFSLNERDYLNFIQNAEGENIQEKIENFPPVQLELVNGENYSEEGEIQTVTGIVDRSTGTVGFRAMFPNPNGILASGNSGTIKIPQTFENVPVVPEASTFEQQGKVHVYVVQGDTVAISRVITVRDRIENIIVVASGIEEGEKIVAKGVGLVRSGMAIQPQPASFDSIANTLQPVFK, encoded by the coding sequence CTGGAAGGAACAGTAAGTAGTGCTGTTCGTGCAAAAACATCAGGTTATATTACAGATGTTTTAGTAGATGAGGGAGAAAAAGTACGCAAAGGACAAACTCTTTTTAAGCTGGAAACTCAATCTCTTTCTCAGGAAGTCGGTGCAGCGCGTGCAAACGTAAACGCCGCACAGGTAGAGGTTGATAAATTAAAACCTTTAGTTGAAAAGGGTATTATTAGCTCTGTTCAGCTTCAAACTGCAGAGGCACGTCTCGCTCAGGCCAAGGCTGGTTTAAGTGGTATCAATGCTAACATTGGGTATGCAACAATTAAAAGTCCTGTAGATGGTTACGTGGGGGCCATAAATTTTAGAGAAGGAGCCCTTATTAGCCCTGCGGATCCTTCCCCCTTGACCACAGTTTCAGATATAGATGAAGTTTATGCTTTCTTTTCTTTAAATGAACGGGATTACCTCAATTTCATTCAGAATGCTGAAGGGGAAAATATACAGGAGAAGATTGAAAACTTCCCTCCTGTTCAACTTGAGCTTGTGAACGGGGAAAATTATTCAGAAGAAGGAGAAATTCAAACCGTCACGGGTATTGTTGACCGCTCCACGGGTACAGTAGGTTTTCGCGCAATGTTCCCGAACCCAAACGGCATCCTGGCAAGTGGAAACAGCGGAACCATAAAAATTCCACAGACGTTTGAGAATGTTCCTGTAGTGCCGGAAGCATCCACATTTGAACAGCAGGGGAAAGTACACGTTTATGTGGTACAGGGAGATACTGTGGCAATTTCCAGGGTTATTACTGTAAGGGACAGGATTGAGAATATTATCGTAGTAGCTTCAGGAATAGAAGAAGGAGAAAAGATCGTCGCCAAAGGAGTTGGTCTCGTAAGAAGTGGAATGGCCATTCAACCTCAACCAGCTTCTTTTGACAGTATCGCTAACACTTTGCAACCAGTATTTAAATAA
- a CDS encoding GbsR/MarR family transcriptional regulator, translating to MTEGLEKQKMELIEQLGVQLENDNLAPLAARVMATLILNGKQGVTFEKLVNELNASKSTISTHLEQLQVTNKIKYFTKPKRKKEIFYN from the coding sequence ATGACGGAAGGGCTGGAAAAGCAGAAAATGGAACTAATTGAACAGTTGGGGGTTCAGCTGGAAAACGATAACCTGGCACCTTTGGCTGCGAGAGTGATGGCGACCCTTATTTTAAATGGGAAACAGGGAGTAACTTTTGAGAAGCTTGTAAACGAGCTTAATGCCAGTAAAAGCACTATCTCAACTCACCTGGAGCAACTGCAGGTGACGAATAAAATTAAGTATTTCACCAAACCTAAGCGAAAGAAAGAGATATTTTATAATTAA